In Equus quagga isolate Etosha38 chromosome 14, UCLA_HA_Equagga_1.0, whole genome shotgun sequence, one DNA window encodes the following:
- the LOC124225730 gene encoding olfactory receptor 56A4, with translation MASPNNYSTAPVSEFLLICFPNYQSWQHWLSLPLSLLFLLAMGANIILLITIWLEASLHEPMYYLLSLLSLLDMVLCLTVIPKVLAIFWFDLRSISFSVCFLQMFIMNSFLTMESCTFMVMAYDRYVAICHPLRYPSIISDQFVAKAAIFIVARNALFSLPVPILSARLRYCAENIIKNCICTNLSVSKLSCDDITFNRLYQFVAGWTLLGSDLILIVLSYSFILKAVLRIKAEGAVAKALSTCGSHFILILFFSTVLLVLVITNLARKRIPPDVPILLNILHHLIPPALNPIVYGVRTKEIKQGIQKLLRSL, from the coding sequence ATGGCTTCACCCAACAACTACTCTACTGCTCCAGTCTCCGAATTTCTCCTCATCTGCTTCCCTAACTACCAGAGTTGGCAGCACTGGCTGTCCCTGcccctcagtctcctcttcctcctggccaTGGGGGCCAACATCATCCTCCTAATCACCATCTGGCTGGAGGCCTCTCTGCACGAGCCCATGTACTACCTgctcagcctcctctctctcctggacaTGGTGCTCTGCCTCACTGTCATCCCCAAGGTCCTAGCCATTTTCTGGTTTGACCTCAGGTCCATCAGCTTCTCAGTCTGCTTCCTCCAGATGTTCATCATGAACAGTTTTTTGACCATGGAGTCCTGCACATTCATGGTCATGGCCTAtgatcgctatgtggccatctgccaccCATTACGATATCCATCCATCATATCTGATCAATTTGTGGCTAAGGCTGCCATATTCATTGTGGCCCGGAAtgccctcttttctctccctgttcCGATTCTTTCTGCCAGACTCAGATACTGTGCAGAGAACATCATCAAGAACTGCATCTGCACTAACCTGTCTGTGTCCAAACTCTCCTGTGATGACATCACCTTCAATCGGCTCTACCAGTTTGTGGCAGGCTGGACTCTACTGGGCTCTGACCTCATCCTTATTGTTCTCTCCTACTCTTTTATCCTGAAAGCTGTGCTAAGGATCAAGGCTGAGGGTGCTGTGGCCAAGGCCCTGAGCACATGTGGTTCCCATttcatcctcatcctcttcttcAGCACAGTCCTGCTGGTTCTGGTCATCACTAACCTGGCCAGGAAGAGAATTCCGCCAGATGTCCCCATCCTACTCAACATCCTGCACCACCTCATCCCCCCAGCTCTGAACCCCATTGTTTATGGTGTGAGAACCAAGGAGATCAAGCAGGGAATCCAGAAGCTACTGAGGAGTTTATAA